In one window of Macadamia integrifolia cultivar HAES 741 chromosome 2, SCU_Mint_v3, whole genome shotgun sequence DNA:
- the LOC122088369 gene encoding uncharacterized protein F59B10.2-like has translation MASFQYFSFRKLLLLFLVSFLFTSILVCALSETDSQSRRFLGRRKMLEMEEGEEEQPKKKTKPNLSTKNQTKLIKPKLPTNSTKKPAETTTLTKNLSKKLNSTTKSSNSTKPKSTSLKKDSDLLKPTIPKNKTSQLIVTKKSQTLAEKKSSEAKSKTQDKLQSGESKSKTSDKKQPSTIESKSGSPPSKKQSSTESKSKSSSSSSSSSKEQSSESKSKSPDKKQLTEEKSQQKKKIQKPTRPYWMDQDEDDDLVLEFRDLPSKFHQQLIPDLQRISTNSRAYLVQANKEITKGFKPLVGNKYAPTIASILSCVFILVPLLLVSLIFNRIKAYFSLQKILIFIQVYLSIYFTILSLSSLVTGLEPLKFFYATSQSSYVCLQVLQTLGYVLYLLLLLMYLILVFSTENGLGSKLLGLGQTMVGVAVGLHYYATVFHRAVLHQPPKTNWKVHGIYAVCFLVICLFSNAERRKKAYLHDGGEEGKKS, from the coding sequence ATGGCTTCATTTCAGTATTTCAGCTTCAGAAAgttgcttcttcttttccttgtttcCTTCCTATTCACCAGCATTCTAGTCTGTGCCTTATCAGAAACTGACTCCCAAAGCAGAAGGTTTCTGGGTAGAAGGAAAATGTTAGAGATGGAAGAGGGGGAAGAAGAGCAGCCTAAGAAGAAGACCAAGCCTAATCTATCCaccaaaaaccaaaccaaactcatCAAACCCAAGCTTCCCACGAATTCAACAAAAAAGCCAGCTGAAACCACTACCCTCACCAAGAACTTGAGTAAAAAACTCAATTCCACCACCAAAAGCTCAAATTCCACCAAACCCAAATCAACTTCCCTCAAGAAAGATTCAGATCTGCTCAAACCCACTATCCCCAAGAACAAAACTTCCCAACTCATTGTCACCAAGAAGTCCCAAACACTCGCAGAGAAGAAATCCAGTGAagctaaatccaaaacccaagaCAAGTTGCAATCGGGCgagtcaaaatccaaaacctcAGACAAGAAACAACCAAGTACTATTGAGTCCAAATCTGGAAGTCCTCCTTCAAAGAAGCAATCCAGtactgaatccaaatccaaaagctcttcttcttcttcttcttcttcaaaggaGCAATCTAGTGAATCTAAATCTAAGAGCCCAGACAAGAAGCAGTTGACAGAGGAAAAGAGCCAGCAGAAGAAAAAGATCCAGAAACCAACGAGGCCCTACTGGATGGATCAAGACGAAGACGACGATTTAGTCTTAGAATTCAGAGACCTTCCCTCTAAATTCCATCAGCAATTGATACCAGATCTGCAGAGGATCTCAACAAATTCCAGAGCTTATCTAGTCCAAGCAAACAAGGAAATCACAAAAGGGTTTAAACCTTTAGTGGGCAACAAATACGCACCCACAATTGCTTCCATACTGTCCTGTGTCTTCATTCTAGTCCCTCTCCTCCTCGTTTCACTCATCTTCAATCGAATCAAagcttatttctctctccagaAGATACTGATCTTCATTCAAGTCTACTTATCGATCTACTTCACTATTCTGTCTCTATCTTCTCTAGTGACGGGGCTGGAGCCATTGAAGTTCTTCTACGCGACATCCCAGTCAAGCTATGTGTGCTTGCAGGTGTTGCAGACGCTTGGGTACGTGTTGTATCTTCTGCTATTGTTGATGTACTTGATCTTGGTGTTCTCGACGGAGAATGGATTGGGCTCGAAGTTGTTGGGCCTGGGCCAGACGATGGTGGGTGTGGCGGTTGGCTTACATTATTACGCGACGGTGTTTCACAGAGCGGTGCTGCATCAACCGCCCAAGACCAACTGGAAAGTTCACGGAATCTATGCTGTTTGTTTCCTCGTGATTTGTTTATTTTCCAACGCCGAGAGGAGAAAAAAAGCTTACCTTCACGACGGTggtgaagaaggaaagaaaagctGA